From a single Methanomicrobium sp. W14 genomic region:
- a CDS encoding phenylacetate--CoA ligase family protein, translating to MRAWDPRIEEMPVDELKKLQYKYFKTLICRLYSFSEFYHNRMKEGKVHPDDIRSLEDVKKLPFMYKTDLRDNYPNKIFTASTDELVRYHVSSGTTGKPTVVGYTQKDLDIWTNSVARSLTACGLGRGDVMQVSYGYGLFTGGLGLHYGAERIGATVVPTSVGNTERQIELMQDLKVTAIACTPSYLNHIDEVAEKMGISIKNDTELKTAVLGAEPWSDEMRNHIQKKMGVCAHNIFGTSELSGPMFCDCSEHNGIHIWGDIAYTEVIDPETGENLQPGERGELVMTILQKEALPIIRYRVGDITYLDESVCPCGRTHPRIGRLSGRVDDMLIIRGINVFPSQVEHALMSIPEVSGQNFMIIVEREGTLDNMLVQVELKQEFFSDKINDLMDIKRKVSHTLKNSLNVSAGVEIMAPNSLPRFEGKAKRVIDRRNI from the coding sequence TTGAGAGCATGGGACCCCAGAATTGAGGAAATGCCTGTAGACGAGCTGAAAAAGCTCCAGTACAAATATTTCAAGACACTTATCTGCAGACTGTACAGTTTTTCAGAGTTTTACCACAACAGAATGAAGGAGGGTAAAGTCCACCCTGACGACATCAGGTCTCTTGAAGACGTAAAAAAGCTTCCTTTCATGTACAAAACCGATCTGCGCGACAATTACCCAAACAAAATATTCACGGCGTCAACTGACGAGCTTGTAAGATATCACGTATCATCAGGGACTACCGGAAAACCTACAGTTGTCGGTTATACCCAGAAGGATCTTGACATCTGGACAAACTCTGTTGCACGCTCACTTACCGCATGCGGACTCGGAAGGGGGGATGTCATGCAGGTCTCATACGGCTACGGGCTTTTTACCGGGGGCCTCGGACTGCATTACGGCGCAGAAAGAATCGGTGCAACCGTCGTTCCTACAAGTGTGGGGAATACGGAAAGGCAAATTGAGCTGATGCAGGACCTGAAAGTAACTGCAATAGCATGCACACCGTCCTATCTCAATCACATAGACGAAGTCGCGGAAAAGATGGGCATTTCCATCAAAAACGATACTGAACTGAAAACTGCCGTTTTAGGTGCAGAACCATGGTCCGATGAGATGAGGAACCATATCCAAAAGAAGATGGGAGTATGTGCACACAACATCTTCGGCACATCCGAACTTTCAGGCCCTATGTTCTGCGACTGTTCAGAACACAACGGCATCCACATATGGGGAGATATCGCATACACCGAGGTTATCGACCCTGAAACCGGCGAAAACCTTCAGCCCGGGGAGAGGGGAGAACTTGTAATGACGATTCTCCAGAAAGAGGCTCTTCCCATTATCAGGTACCGCGTCGGAGATATTACATACCTTGACGAATCCGTCTGCCCGTGCGGAAGAACGCACCCGAGAATCGGGCGCCTCAGCGGAAGGGTCGATGACATGCTCATAATAAGGGGAATAAACGTCTTCCCGTCACAGGTAGAACACGCACTGATGAGCATCCCGGAAGTGTCAGGCCAGAACTTTATGATAATCGTCGAAAGAGAAGGAACACTTGACAACATGCTTGTACAGGTCGAGCTGAAACAGGAATTCTTCTCCGATAAGATTAATGATTTAATGGACATAAAAAGAAAAGTGTCACATACGCTCAAAAACTCCCTTAACGTCAGTGCCGGTGTCGAGATTATGGCGCCGAACTCACTTCCGAGATTTGAGGGCAAGGCAAAAAGAGTCATTGACAGGAGGAATATCTGA
- a CDS encoding fibrillarin-like rRNA/tRNA 2'-O-methyltransferase — protein sequence MIIIDGVLLSKGKGGVYGEKMMKGFRVWDPYRSKYAALFMIKKDDIKEVSLDEDLKVLYLGAANGTTVSHFADYVSCVYAVEFAPRPMQDLIEVSKRRKNIIPIMADAENPREYAPFMETVDMIYQDVAQPGQAKIAALNLPFLKKDGLLILMLKTRSVDVRVDPRTVFLDSSKQLEESGLKITDACWLEPYHHDHACIICRKM from the coding sequence ATGATAATAATAGACGGTGTTCTGTTATCGAAAGGAAAGGGAGGAGTCTACGGCGAGAAGATGATGAAGGGTTTTCGCGTGTGGGACCCTTACAGGAGCAAGTATGCGGCGCTTTTTATGATAAAAAAAGACGATATTAAAGAAGTATCTCTTGACGAAGATCTTAAAGTCCTTTATCTGGGCGCCGCAAACGGGACGACTGTTTCGCATTTTGCAGACTATGTCAGCTGTGTTTATGCCGTTGAATTTGCACCGCGGCCTATGCAGGACCTGATTGAAGTCTCAAAGAGAAGAAAAAACATTATACCAATTATGGCTGATGCAGAAAATCCACGTGAATATGCTCCGTTTATGGAAACAGTAGACATGATTTACCAGGACGTTGCCCAGCCCGGCCAGGCTAAAATTGCCGCTTTGAATCTCCCGTTCCTAAAAAAAGACGGGTTACTGATTTTGATGCTGAAAACAAGAAGCGTTGATGTACGCGTTGATCCAAGGACGGTTTTCCTGGACTCCTCAAAACAGCTTGAAGAATCGGGACTAAAAATTACGGATGCATGCTGGCTTGAACCCTATCACCATGATCATGCATGCATAATATGCAGAAAGATGTAG
- a CDS encoding ACT domain-containing protein produces MVESDYIIKQISVFSENKPGRLAAIAGALEDEKINIFAFSIAEAKGFGVVRLLVDKPGSALKKLADMGFMVSFTDVIAVNMKDEPGGLYETAKILGEADINIEYAYAYSGKEAAVLILRVDQVKEAIKRIRNNGAELLKAGIFK; encoded by the coding sequence ATGGTTGAAAGTGATTATATTATAAAGCAGATCTCCGTTTTTTCCGAGAATAAACCCGGAAGACTTGCTGCAATTGCAGGAGCTCTCGAAGATGAGAAAATAAACATATTTGCGTTTTCCATTGCAGAAGCAAAAGGATTCGGGGTAGTCCGCCTTCTGGTTGACAAACCCGGGTCTGCACTTAAAAAACTTGCCGACATGGGCTTTATGGTCTCGTTTACCGACGTAATTGCAGTAAACATGAAAGACGAACCCGGCGGCCTTTACGAGACCGCAAAAATTCTCGGTGAAGCCGATATAAACATCGAGTACGCCTATGCATACTCCGGAAAAGAGGCTGCCGTTCTGATACTCCGTGTCGACCAGGTAAAAGAGGCTATAAAAAGAATAAGAAACAACGGGGCCGAACTCTTAAAGGCCGGGATTTTCAAATAA
- a CDS encoding MEMAR_RS02690 family S-layer glycoprotein, whose amino-acid sequence MTSKKFGIALLSLIVLAIFAVGPVSAVGELGILNITPGDTVFIGEEGINIAAAVGGATSGTIYWREDSSATPQSIYASDTQKFQVSEADFGSKIGTWYNDSACTQQAFVVSYPYLNNVQIFDADMEGGTDITGKTVVEGDNLQIAFQTNLNTLINQRLNASSLAGANFSSTGSSFVLKVKTPDGATLNGLINATKGVTSLKNLMPSNSKYFVQNTSVDNKTIWDTKNPAYNSGTYSIWVESNINKMKDNLGSVSGKTISPTVQVTIDKEDVTLTADKETVIRNNAFTVTINGKAKTDYYLWITGISTYPNKSNVSDNAPWFTPNQNDVTPIPKSANTSALNASSVYYKAVGSGSTIGDDIPRENRTLDRYWAVLAKTDKSGKITVSLTTDGYTKDSTYTIRAEKYLNNTQGDDQLYDTVKVKIEKGTVTITAEGSGTYYLGEEIALSGTDTDTSDVYLFVTGPNLASDGAPLTSPTGPEGNTHVVVKSDDTWEYKWSTSGVTLDAGSYTVYAVSENVDQSHLSDAKYDTLSLNIKTPYVTATTSASTVAKGDSLYIRGTALGDPTPGVGIWILGKNYWNGKTNSYRLVTETVDDDGTFEYELGTADTKHLDPGQYFVVVQHPMYNDEFNVWATGGNDGLSATSVVTSPNKSTTTNYNSQFVIAGPGKLQGSAAAEALISSINSNDIDDTYTKLTFLVQEPWIRINTIGDKYVGESFTISGTTNLAVDDRLIVDVTSSSFTAASKSQASQFSGDTQNVKVTEGDSFNEWTMNVDGSTFQADEYIVNVEAIEADQTTTATFNVLKPGEKTVATTSPTKPSTIKPTTQATTTETPEKTASPGFGAFVALIGLGAVAALVMRKD is encoded by the coding sequence ATGACGAGTAAAAAATTCGGAATCGCACTGTTATCTCTTATAGTGCTTGCGATATTCGCAGTGGGCCCTGTTTCTGCAGTTGGCGAGCTGGGTATCCTAAATATAACACCTGGAGATACAGTTTTTATTGGTGAAGAAGGTATCAATATTGCAGCAGCAGTTGGTGGCGCTACAAGTGGAACTATCTATTGGAGAGAGGACTCCTCTGCGACACCACAGAGTATTTATGCTTCTGACACTCAGAAGTTCCAGGTATCAGAAGCAGACTTTGGATCAAAGATCGGTACATGGTATAACGACTCAGCATGTACCCAGCAGGCATTTGTCGTATCTTATCCTTATCTGAATAATGTTCAGATATTTGATGCAGATATGGAGGGCGGCACTGATATAACAGGCAAAACTGTTGTAGAAGGAGACAATCTTCAGATTGCGTTCCAGACAAACCTGAATACACTGATTAACCAGCGTCTTAACGCTAGCAGTTTAGCTGGTGCAAATTTCAGCAGTACAGGTTCTAGCTTTGTTCTGAAAGTTAAGACACCTGATGGTGCAACACTCAATGGTCTTATTAACGCAACTAAGGGTGTTACAAGCCTGAAGAACCTTATGCCTAGTAACTCCAAGTATTTCGTCCAGAATACATCTGTTGACAACAAGACTATCTGGGATACCAAAAATCCGGCATACAACTCAGGTACATACAGTATATGGGTTGAGTCAAACATAAACAAAATGAAGGATAACCTAGGTTCAGTTTCAGGAAAGACTATCTCACCAACAGTTCAGGTTACAATCGACAAAGAGGATGTAACTCTTACAGCTGACAAGGAGACAGTCATTCGTAACAATGCCTTTACGGTAACAATCAACGGAAAGGCTAAGACAGATTACTACCTGTGGATTACCGGAATTTCAACCTATCCAAATAAGTCTAACGTATCCGACAATGCACCATGGTTTACTCCAAACCAGAATGATGTCACACCTATACCAAAGAGTGCCAATACTTCTGCTCTTAACGCATCATCTGTCTATTATAAGGCAGTTGGATCTGGCTCGACAATAGGTGATGATATTCCTCGGGAAAACCGCACACTTGACAGATACTGGGCTGTACTGGCAAAGACCGACAAGAGTGGAAAGATCACTGTCTCTCTTACAACTGACGGGTACACAAAGGACTCTACCTACACAATCCGTGCAGAGAAATACCTTAACAACACACAGGGTGACGATCAGCTTTATGACACTGTGAAGGTCAAAATCGAGAAGGGAACTGTTACGATTACAGCAGAAGGGTCCGGTACATACTACCTTGGTGAGGAAATTGCCCTTTCAGGTACGGACACAGATACAAGCGATGTATATCTCTTTGTCACAGGTCCTAACCTTGCTTCAGACGGAGCACCACTTACAAGCCCGACAGGACCTGAAGGCAACACACATGTTGTAGTAAAGTCCGACGACACCTGGGAATACAAATGGAGTACTTCAGGAGTAACCCTTGATGCAGGATCATATACAGTATATGCAGTATCCGAAAATGTTGATCAGAGTCATCTTTCAGATGCAAAGTATGACACACTCTCTCTCAATATAAAGACACCATATGTAACAGCAACAACCTCAGCTTCAACAGTAGCAAAAGGTGACAGCTTATACATACGCGGAACAGCACTGGGAGACCCAACACCTGGAGTAGGTATCTGGATTCTCGGAAAGAACTACTGGAATGGTAAGACTAACAGTTACAGACTTGTTACTGAGACTGTAGACGATGACGGCACATTCGAGTATGAGCTCGGAACAGCAGACACAAAGCACCTTGATCCGGGTCAGTACTTCGTAGTTGTTCAGCACCCGATGTACAACGATGAGTTCAACGTATGGGCAACCGGCGGAAATGACGGTCTTTCAGCAACATCTGTTGTTACAAGTCCAAACAAGAGCACCACAACTAACTACAACTCACAGTTTGTAATTGCCGGTCCTGGCAAGCTTCAGGGATCTGCAGCAGCAGAGGCATTAATCAGTTCAATCAATTCAAATGATATTGATGATACCTACACAAAGCTGACATTCCTTGTACAGGAGCCATGGATCAGGATTAACACAATCGGTGACAAGTATGTCGGTGAGTCATTCACAATCTCAGGAACAACAAACCTTGCAGTTGATGACAGGCTTATTGTAGATGTTACATCATCATCATTCACAGCGGCATCAAAATCACAGGCTTCACAGTTCTCCGGAGATACCCAGAACGTTAAAGTTACCGAGGGTGACTCATTCAATGAGTGGACAATGAATGTTGACGGATCTACTTTCCAGGCAGACGAATACATTGTAAACGTCGAAGCAATCGAAGCAGATCAAACAACAACCGCGACATTCAATGTTCTTAAGCCCGGTGAGAAAACAGTAGCTACAACCTCACCAACCAAACCATCAACAATCAAGCCAACAACACAGGCAACAACAACCGAAACTCCTGAGAAGACAGCATCACCAGGATTTGGAGCATTTGTTGCACTCATTGGCCTTGGCGCAGTTGCGGCTCTGGTTATGAGAAAGGACTAA
- a CDS encoding carboxypeptidase regulatory-like domain-containing protein, translated as MLLLGMLCCTTVQASTTTITISVTDDTDNDPVSGASIYIAGSYVGTTNDDGIFEYTHSYSSSYRVGVKKSGYDYYSTLVSGSRTSLRVELGHETGVLTVNILDSDTLNPIEDAIVTITGDNIDKSDSTDDDGSVKFEVSYDSSYVVTVKKNNYDTLTKDVEMDDTSKIVDYLLQSSDLVIVQVLDGESGNSSPLAGAVVYVGGVRSGETGSDGKVNLNLEHERTYDIRVAKTGYEDYTEKHYFESDEILYSVTLSQSLYPVTVSVYNADKSPVSDANIYIDGSLFDQSDDYGTSSVTKLSSGEHTFLVKKSGYEDYQVKENINGTVDTIIAQLEYSKADVKIIVQDKDNSLVPNAVVSVNGENLGVTDEKGMITTELISNADYNFEITTSGYKELTDTRQVPLGTTEMTITFILEKKTNYLMIAIIIVALVILGYVAYNLKVNSGRRRRGGNQRRPPRKYDDGGL; from the coding sequence ATGCTGCTACTTGGAATGTTATGCTGCACCACTGTTCAGGCAAGCACCACAACAATAACCATATCAGTTACTGATGACACAGATAACGATCCTGTATCCGGTGCTTCCATATACATAGCGGGGAGTTATGTGGGAACTACTAATGATGACGGTATCTTTGAATATACACATTCTTATTCCTCAAGTTACAGAGTTGGTGTTAAAAAGTCCGGATACGATTATTACAGCACCCTTGTGTCCGGCAGCAGAACCTCCTTAAGAGTTGAACTGGGACACGAGACCGGAGTTTTAACTGTAAATATTCTTGACTCCGACACGCTGAACCCAATTGAAGACGCTATTGTCACGATTACAGGTGATAATATAGATAAAAGCGATTCCACTGATGATGATGGTTCTGTGAAATTTGAAGTCTCTTATGATTCGTCGTATGTAGTTACAGTAAAAAAGAACAACTATGACACTCTTACAAAAGACGTCGAAATGGATGATACTTCAAAGATCGTGGATTATCTTCTTCAGAGCAGTGATCTTGTAATTGTTCAGGTTCTCGACGGTGAGTCCGGGAATTCTTCGCCATTGGCAGGTGCTGTTGTTTATGTAGGCGGAGTCAGGTCTGGCGAAACGGGTTCAGACGGCAAGGTGAATCTCAACCTTGAACACGAAAGGACCTATGATATTCGTGTAGCAAAAACCGGGTATGAGGATTATACTGAAAAGCATTACTTTGAAAGTGATGAGATTCTGTATTCGGTGACTTTGTCACAGTCGCTGTATCCGGTGACAGTTTCGGTTTACAATGCCGATAAATCACCTGTTTCGGATGCCAATATATACATTGACGGAAGCCTCTTTGATCAGTCGGATGATTACGGTACAAGCTCTGTTACAAAACTTTCTTCAGGAGAGCATACATTCCTTGTAAAAAAATCCGGTTATGAGGACTACCAGGTAAAGGAAAATATCAACGGGACGGTTGATACTATTATAGCGCAGCTTGAATATTCAAAAGCTGATGTTAAAATAATTGTACAGGACAAAGACAATAGTCTGGTGCCGAATGCAGTGGTATCAGTGAATGGTGAAAATCTTGGTGTAACAGATGAAAAAGGAATGATTACGACCGAACTTATCTCAAATGCTGATTATAACTTTGAAATTACAACATCAGGCTATAAAGAACTTACAGATACGCGTCAGGTCCCCCTGGGAACGACTGAAATGACGATTACGTTCATACTTGAGAAGAAGACAAACTATTTGATGATAGCAATAATTATTGTTGCTCTGGTTATTCTCGGATATGTTGCGTACAACCTGAAGGTGAATTCCGGTAGAAGAAGGCGCGGCGGGAATCAGAGGCGACCTCCCAGAAAATATGATGACGGAGGACTTTAG
- a CDS encoding DUF1614 domain-containing protein, translated as MARYFFSPLSVLFLVLLIVVLILTLPLIFLGIIGSALSKLGFGIWQVILLVFLMIIGSFINIPVTKIKSEPQVIRVPHGRLMNRFYSSPEFSSETVIALNLGGCIIPLLVSLYLIWQSLYIPGWQHVLFSLLIGVFIVALITNVTAKPVPGIGVATPVLIPPLCALICGIVLSWGVPSAAPIIAYISGTIGTLVGADILNLNKMGSVSASVASIGGAGTFDGIFLSGIIAAFLA; from the coding sequence ATGGCAAGATACTTTTTCAGTCCGCTTTCTGTATTGTTTCTGGTCCTGCTCATAGTGGTGCTGATTCTTACCCTTCCCCTCATTTTTCTGGGGATAATAGGTAGTGCCCTTTCAAAACTGGGTTTTGGAATCTGGCAGGTGATACTTCTCGTATTTTTAATGATTATAGGTAGTTTCATCAATATCCCTGTGACAAAGATAAAATCGGAACCGCAGGTTATAAGAGTCCCGCACGGGCGTCTTATGAACAGGTTTTACAGTAGTCCGGAGTTTTCATCAGAAACTGTCATTGCGTTAAACCTTGGGGGATGCATAATTCCTCTTCTGGTATCGCTTTACCTTATATGGCAGTCCCTGTATATACCCGGATGGCAACACGTTTTGTTCTCCTTACTTATCGGCGTTTTTATCGTCGCACTTATTACCAATGTAACAGCGAAACCTGTTCCCGGAATAGGGGTTGCAACGCCTGTGCTTATTCCGCCGTTATGCGCACTTATATGTGGGATTGTCCTTTCATGGGGAGTGCCGTCTGCGGCCCCTATTATAGCATATATCAGCGGGACCATAGGGACCCTTGTGGGAGCAGACATTCTGAACCTTAACAAAATGGGGTCGGTCAGTGCTTCCGTTGCCTCAATCGGAGGTGCGGGAACATTTGACGGGATTTTTTTAAGCGGGATAATTGCGGCATTTCTTGCCTGA